One stretch of Echeneis naucrates chromosome 11, fEcheNa1.1, whole genome shotgun sequence DNA includes these proteins:
- the LOC115050916 gene encoding prolyl endopeptidase, translating into MAFQYPAARRDDDKVDDYHGTKINDPYAWLEDPDSTETMAFVEEQNKLTMPYLEQCTIRAQFHQRLTELYDFPKYSCPYKRGKRYFYFHNKGLQNQDVLYVQDSLNAPATVFFDPNKLSEDGTVALKMGRLSEECEYFAYGLSSSGSDWVTVHFMKADDLSPLPDVLERVKFSCLAWTHDAKGIFYNRYPRQEGKTDGTETTANINQKLYYHVIGTKQADDILVAEFPDHPKWHSSVTISDDGRYAVLSITEGCEPVNQLWYCDLQQLPNGITGLLPWVKLIDNFDAQYSYVTNEGSVFTFRSNLDAPRYCLISIDIQKPDRKHWMTLIPQHDKDVLGFVSCVNRHHLLVNFIHDVKDILQVYELSSGRLVRDLPLDVGTVAGVSCKKKHSEFFYKFTSFTTPGIIYHCDLSEPNPQPKVFREVQVKGIKQEDYQTTQVFYPSKDGTKIPMFLVHAKGLEKDGTHPVFLYGYGGFEHSIQPYYNVAYLLYVRHLGGILAVANIRGGGEYGLTWHKAGSLANKQNCFDDFQCAAEYLIREKYTTASRITINGASNGGLLVAACVNQRPDLYGCAVAEVGVMDMLKFHKFTIGHAWTTDYGCAEDPEQFKWLIKYSPLHNLPKPVYSGTPYPAVLLLTADHDDRVVPLHTLKYCASLQYGVGSSPVQRQPLMVRVDTRSGHGAGKPTAKAILEETDVFSFIAETLGLSWKE; encoded by the exons ATGGCCTTTCAGTACCCGGCTGCACGGAGAGATGACGATAAG GTAGATGATTACCATGGAACTAAGATTAATGACCCCTATGCATGGCTGGAAGACCCTGATAGCACGGAAACTATG GCCTTTGTTGAGGAGCAAAACAAACTGACTATGCCATATCTGGAGCAGTGTACCATCCGGGCTCAGTTTCACCAGCGCCTCACCGAGCTCTATGACTTTCCCAAATACAGCTGCCCTtacaaaagaggaaagag gTATTTCTATTTCCACAACAAAGGTCTCCAGAACCAGGATGTGCTGTATGTGCAGGACTCTCTGAATGCCCCTGCCACTGTCTTCTTCGACCCAAATAAACTCTCAGAAGATGGCACTGTGGCACTAAAGA TGGGCCGTCTTTCGGAGGAGTGTGAATATTTTGCATATGGCTTGAGTAGCAGTGGCTCAGACTGGGTGACGGTGCATTTCATGAAGGCTGATGACCTCAGCCCACTGCCTGATGTTCTGGAGAGGGTTAAATTCAGCTGTCTGGCCTGGACTCATGATGCAAAGGGCATCTTCTACAACCGCTACCCCCGGCAGGAGGGAAAAACAGATG GCACAGAAACCACCGCCAACATCAACCAGAAACTCTACTATCACGTCATCGGCACCAAACAGGCAGATGACATTCTGGTCGCAGAGTTTCCTGACCATCCAAAGTGGCACAGCTCAGTAACC ATATCAGATGATGGTAGATATGCTGTCCTGTCCATCACCGAAGGCTGTGAGCCGGTCAACCAGCTCTGGTACTGTGACCTTCAGCAGCTCCCCAATGGCATCACAG GCCTGCTTCCATGGGTGAAACTGATTGACAACTTTGACGCCCAGTACTCTTATGTCACCAATGAGGGAAGTGTATTCACCTTCCGCTCCAACTTGGACGCTCCTCGATACTGTCTCATCAGCATAGATATCCAGAAGCCAGACAGGAAGCACTGGATGACCCTGATACCACAGCATGACAAAGATGTCCTAG GTTTTGTCTCCTGTGTGAACCGTCACCACCTGCTGGTCAACTTCATCCATGACGTGAAGGACATCCTGCAGGTGTACGAGTTGTCCTCAGGCCGGCTGGTCAGGGACCTGCCGCTGGACGTTGGCACGGTGGCTGGTGTGAGCTGCAAGAAAAAACACTCCGAATTCTTCTACAAGTTCACCTCTTTCACCACGCCAG GTATCATTTACCACTGTGACTTGAGCGAACCGAACCCACAGCCCAAAGTGTTCAGGGAGGTGCAGGTAAAAGGCATCAAGCAAGAGGATTACCAGACCACCCAG GTATTTTATCCCAGTAAAGATGGAACAAAGATCCCGATGTTCTTAGTTCATGCCAAGGGCCTGGAAAAGGATGGAACTCATCCCGTTTTCCTCTATGGATATGGAGGCTTTGAGCATTCCATACAGCCATATTATAA TGTTGCATACCTGCTGTATGTGAGACACCTGGGGGGGATTCTGGCAGTGGCCAACATCAGAGGGGGTGGAGAGTACGGCCTCACGTGGCACAAAG ctggCTCTTTGGCGAACAAGCAGAATTGCTTTGACGACTTCCAGTGTGCAGCAGAGTACCTGATCCGGGAAAAGTACACCACAGCCAGCCGCATCACTATCAATGGAGCCTCTAATGGAGGGCTGCTAGTGG ctgcatgcGTGAACCAACGTCCAGACCTGTACGGCTGTGCTGTGGCAGAGGTGGGGGTGATGGATATGTTGAAGTTCCACAAGTTCACCATCGGCCACGCCTGGACCACCGACTACGGCTGCGCCGAGGACCCCGAGCAGTTCAAATGGCTCATCAA GTACTCTCCTCTCCACAATCTGCCTAAGCCAGTTTACTCTGGGACTCCATACCCCGCTGTCCTGCTTCTGACAGCAGACCACGACGACCGCGTGGTGCCTCTGCACACCCTCAAGTACTGCGCCTCCTTGCAGTACGGCGTGGGCAGCAGTCCAGTGCAGCGGCAACCCTTGATGGTCAGGGTGGACACCCGCAGCGGCCACGGTGCAGGAAAACCCACCGCCAAAGCTATTTTGGAGGAGACTGACGTCTTTTCCTTCATTGCTGAGACCCTTGGGCTCAGCTGGAAGGAGTGA